From Delphinus delphis chromosome X, mDelDel1.2, whole genome shotgun sequence, a single genomic window includes:
- the LOC132417813 gene encoding uncharacterized protein, which produces MDSLTEQRLTSPNLPAPHLEHYSVLHCTMTLDVQTVVVFAVIVVLLLVNVILMFFLGTR; this is translated from the coding sequence ATGGACAGTCTGACAGAACAGAGACTGACATCTCCCAATCTGCCGGCCCCCCATCTGGAACACTACAGTGTTCTGCATTGCACCATGACCCTGGATGTGCAAACTGTAGTCGTTTTTGCCGTGATTGTAGTCCTCCTGCTTGTAAATGTCATACTCATGTTTTTCCTGGGAACGCGCTGA